From Aquisalimonas asiatica, the proteins below share one genomic window:
- a CDS encoding DeoR/GlpR family DNA-binding transcription regulator produces MNDVAGARASTRKRLTQKERWTIIQSMLESRPVVLISDLASQFNVSVETARRDIDAMAEAELLERTYGGATALNTASEPAINQRATQHPEARQRIAEAATALVRDGQVLMFDSCATCFPLAHHLVVERQDLKIITNSFPIANIMTRNPTFDITVAGGQYKSSEGANYGSETTEFLRRFVADHCFSSCSALSIEGPTEVNSDLAAVKRVMFTRARRTSLLVDHDKFRRPKLELVSPLDALDHIFTDAPVEQAFLDALATTNAELHVTNPPYQAGASRPA; encoded by the coding sequence ATGAACGACGTCGCCGGCGCCCGCGCATCCACAAGAAAGCGTCTCACGCAGAAGGAGCGCTGGACCATCATCCAGAGCATGCTGGAATCCCGGCCCGTCGTCCTCATCTCCGACCTGGCCAGCCAGTTCAACGTCTCGGTGGAGACGGCGCGACGCGACATCGACGCCATGGCGGAAGCTGAGCTCCTGGAGCGCACCTATGGCGGTGCGACGGCACTCAACACGGCCAGCGAGCCCGCCATCAACCAACGCGCCACCCAGCATCCGGAAGCGCGGCAGCGCATCGCCGAGGCCGCGACCGCCCTCGTCCGCGATGGTCAGGTGCTGATGTTCGACTCCTGCGCGACCTGCTTCCCCCTGGCGCACCACCTGGTGGTCGAGCGCCAGGACCTGAAGATCATCACCAACAGCTTTCCCATCGCCAACATCATGACCAGGAACCCCACGTTCGACATAACCGTGGCCGGAGGCCAGTACAAGAGCAGCGAAGGCGCCAATTACGGCAGCGAGACCACCGAGTTCCTGCGCCGCTTCGTCGCCGACCACTGTTTCTCAAGCTGCAGCGCGCTTTCCATCGAGGGCCCCACTGAAGTGAACAGCGACCTGGCGGCCGTCAAACGCGTGATGTTCACCCGCGCCCGCCGCACCAGCCTACTCGTTGACCACGACAAGTTCCGCCGCCCGAAACTTGAACTGGTAAGCCCCCTGGACGCCCTCGACCACATCTTTACCGACGCCCCTGTGGAGCAAGCGTTTCTCGACGCCCTCGCCACAACCAATGCCGAGCTGCATGTCACCAACCCGCCCTACCAGGCTGGCGCAAGCCGCCCGGCATGA
- the eutC gene encoding ethanolamine ammonia-lyase subunit EutC, producing the protein MTENTIPNAYRRLRDLTAARVALEATGSSLTTNELLAFQFDWAKARDAVHFQVDFDALADALTTAGFDTLQVASAADSRATYLRRPDLGRRLSEAGAAALEPLRDTQPDIALIVADGLSGTAVAEHASELIATFAQRAEHAGWRLSPVILVEQGRVAIGDPIGEHLGARLSVVIIGERPGLSAADSLGVYITYAPRTGRYDAERNCISNIRPGGLTPDAATDTMAYLIRHALVQQLTGVGLKDQSTTLEADRNEADDAGLPAHRGPQTGETE; encoded by the coding sequence ATGACCGAGAACACCATCCCGAATGCGTATCGCCGCCTGCGCGACCTCACGGCCGCCCGCGTGGCCCTGGAGGCCACCGGCAGCAGCCTGACCACGAACGAGTTGCTGGCGTTCCAGTTCGACTGGGCCAAAGCCAGAGACGCCGTCCACTTCCAGGTCGACTTCGACGCACTGGCCGACGCCCTCACGACCGCGGGCTTCGACACGCTACAGGTCGCAAGCGCCGCGGACTCACGGGCCACCTACCTGCGCCGGCCCGATCTGGGCCGACGCCTGAGCGAGGCTGGTGCCGCGGCGCTGGAGCCCCTTCGCGACACGCAGCCGGACATCGCCCTGATCGTGGCCGACGGCCTGTCGGGGACGGCCGTCGCCGAGCACGCAAGCGAGCTCATTGCGACCTTTGCCCAGCGTGCAGAGCACGCCGGCTGGCGCCTGTCCCCGGTCATCCTGGTGGAACAAGGGCGCGTCGCGATCGGTGACCCCATCGGTGAGCACCTGGGGGCGCGCCTGAGCGTGGTGATCATCGGGGAACGACCGGGCCTGTCTGCTGCCGACAGTCTTGGCGTGTATATCACCTACGCGCCTCGCACGGGGCGCTACGACGCGGAGAGGAACTGCATCTCCAACATCCGCCCCGGCGGGCTGACACCGGACGCCGCGACGGACACCATGGCGTATCTCATCCGCCATGCGCTTGTACAACAACTCACCGGGGTCGGCCTCAAGGACCAGAGCACCACGCTTGAGGCCGACAGAAACGAAGCCGACGATGCCGGGCTACCTGCGCATCGCGGCCCACAGACAGGAGAGACCGAATGA